The nucleotide window GAAAAGCATTAAAAAGATACTAATCAATGTTTTGTTCTACaagttaatttttgttacaataaatTGGCTTTACCATGTAAGGTGTAGATTCTTCCaaacttttaaaagtatttgaTTCAACTTTAGCTTCTACACAATGATTTATTAATTCTCcatttaattgatttaaatttatattaatacaaCTTGAGCCTACCTCCATTTCTAATAATACTTTTAATGTTTTGCCTTTTGTGCCTACATTCAAACTCTATTATTATGCACCTTATTATAAAGTCTTCAcactttattttgtattgttataaaaattgaatgtgTATTTGTTTTTCAGGAAATTCCGCGAATTTACCAGTagccaataaaaaatttgtcatttttcgAGATAGCGACGATATTTTAGGAAGATGGGAAGTGATTTCGAACCCATATACAGTTCAAATAGCATCTCCAAAGAAAGCGTCCAAAATGGGAGGATTAAAATCATTCATAGCATATCAATTGACCCCATCTTTTTCAAATGTGGAAGTTTCTAGGAGATATAAGCACTTTGATTGGCTACATGATAGGTTAACAGCAAAATTTAATGTTATAGCTATACCTCCTTTACCGGATAAGCAGGTATCTGGCAGGTAATTGTCTTTTGTAGATCAAAATAGGCTTGTTAAAATCACTTTAACATTTTGAGTaagttcaaatttatatttttttcgctACATGATCAGTTTGGTTTCTGATGCGGTCATCTAGAGAGATCCAGGTTTCTTTGTGGATTGACTTATGGTCGAAATAAGTACTCATTATCCTCATATCGTTACTAACTACAAATCCTATCGCCCTCTTCTTATTTTGATTACTATCACTATGTTTATTTCTCCCACCCATTGCTTTTATGTTCATCTCTCCATTCCCAAACTTGGCATTAAAGTCTCCTAATACTAATTTAAcatcatatttttgtattttattatggATAAATTGAatcttttcataaaattcatttttacttCATTATCTTCCTCCTCTGATGGAGCATGCACATTCAGTAAGATTAATTTCTAAACTTAGATATTATTCTCAACTTACAAATTCTGTCAGAGATGGTTTTGAAATCCACTACTAAAATTTGCAACTCATTACTCACTATAAAATTCTCACATTCTAGGCCCCTATATTTATCCTATCATATAAATATTACTCATAGTGtgaaacaatgaatttttttagttataacTTATTATATCGTAATGTTCCAATTGAAATTTACtttcttctatttaaaaaaagttaactAGAGATTTTCCAttcatattcaagaaaaaaatttccaattcatATTAGAATGAATAGTAAATGTTTTAGATATGAAGAACAGTTCATAGAACACAGAAGAGCACAACTTCAGGAATTTATAAATTACATGTGTAGACATCCGGTACTAAGTACATGTGAAGTATGGCTTCATTTTCTCACATGTACTGATGAAAAACAATGGAAACAGGGTAAAAGGAATGCTGAAAGGGACCAGTTAGTAGGCGCCAATTTTTGTATGTCAATCGAAGCGCCAGAAAAGGATATTTTAGCTTCTTTATCTGAaccaaaaatagaagaaaatctCAATTATATGATAAGATTGGAtcaatgtattaaaaatttaatgaatacgGCCCAAGATCAacacaaaaaatgtattaatatgtATAAAAGGGAATTTATGAGGATAGGAGAGTGTTTCTTTGCGCTAGGATCGGCTTTTGAGTACAATCAGCAAGGAATGTACTCAAAAGCTTCTGTAGGTAAGaagattttttcttatatatgaaCTTGATTGGTAAAAGTATTTCTCTCAACATAACTTTTATGGTTAGATATACAAATTACCGATGTATATATGTTTGATTGCAgcataaaactaaataaaaattcagatGTAAATCTTTAAGCCAGGAAAATCATTTCATGCTAAAAGTATGAGATATTATATTGTGATGTTATAATTATATTGCCATCGTGATGGTCTGGATCTAAATATCAAAGTTTACTGATCTAATATGCTTTTTTAAAAGTAATCTCTGATATTAGTAAATGTTATTATGACATAAAGTCTTATGATGCTGCAGAATACCCCAATCGGATGAtcagaaatcatatttttccaaaaattagaaGCCTTAAACCAATAAAAGCAAAATTGGAAGTATATTCATTAAGTGGCTTGCTCATTTTGGACAAAACAGCGATCAGTGGCTTTTAATAAACCATAAACCGAGAATCGAGAAGACTGGTGCAAGGAAAttcgttattaaaaaatttattaaatatagtGCTGGAAATAATAATCAGTGGAAGTAAAATGTGGCATCCACTAGAAATGTGGTTTTATTAACCAGGTCAAGaaacaacaaacaaatttttctcaagttcgacaaaaaagcaaaatagTTTGGCCTTCAGATGAACATGCAGAAGATGAAAAGATAAGCAATAGAAGGGAATAAATTTATGTGAAATCTTCCATAAATAGTATATTCTGCCATATAAAGGGAAATTATGAACTTGAGATATGTGAAACATTTGTTAAGCATTTTGTTCTgagttttctttcaaaataataaccAATATAGTTTTAGAGTAGCAGAGAACAGTTGATGGATATCATTGATAAACTTTATAAAATGATCaacatttgaaaatagaaaGTATTAGACATTAAGTTAATACATCAAACATAAGACTTAATATGATAATTAAGTATCTTTTCCCCATTTAGGtcttatctttattttttagatgttaaaaatattggaacaaCTTATATGGCAATCGGAAAACTATATGGAGAACAAGCAAAAATAGATTGGCAACCTTTATTTgataaactttatatttacaaaGGCATTACGAACGACCTTCCAAATATACTCAATCTACAAAAACTCTCCGAACAAAAGAAGAAAGAATGCGAACGTAATTCTCAAGGACCACAAAGCGCTATAGCAGATATTAGAAGAAGAGCTGATGTTTTGACGTACACAGTATTCGCCgaattaaatcattttcaacaagAACGCGATACCGATTTACGACTAACAATGAGAACTTTCTTGCAGgaacaattgaatttttataaaaatattgtaatgaaattagaagaaacactagataaatttgattgaaattataaCTTCTTGCCCAGTGTTAAATAGTATACAGgttaaccaaaaattattttttggtttgttACAGGAAATATCTAGttctttaataaattgaagatatttttcaacAGTTCGAGGTAttggaaactttgaaaatgtcTCGATTGacgacgattttttttttttcgtctacCTGTAATCAACATTTTCAACTagagtgaaaaaaaatgataagttAACGAAAAATCTGGAACCaaaagaaataatgttttaatGTGGCGATTCACAAAAAGAATTATCCGATATTGGTCACAAAGAAtccaaaaaagaatattttcatcaaaagaaGCAAGCTTTTTGTATATTAAGCATATTATATCTACTGTTTCTAATATCctagataatatgaaaaatttaaaaccaaaaaaatatacaaaacagtgaattttattgaatttattttcaatctgaaaatattttctgcaTTGAATTCAAATCTTATTCTATTATATTGGTTTGTGTGGTTATACAAAATGAATCTTATGATACTAAACACACTTTTACACTACCACAAacctcataattacactgtccgaGGTAAACTCagccttcagtctctgaaaacgataacttggttatcaaaacgcgttagacagtgtaattgtgagtggtggtgtaaacagtgtattcagtatgaataccaaatgttcaaaaaattcttACTTACAACCTTACGAAAAATTgtgaacataaataaaaactcatttGTTAGGAATTTACATTACAAGACTATTTGAGTGCTAGAGATTCAGCCTGACATCGGTATAGAGACATGTGATTTTTTGATACTTATGAAACGACTCACAATTTGTAGTTGGTAGTTATCCATTGGAGTCATTGAAAAGGTCTATATCTTCACTACTCTGTTTTTGTGACTAGTACTTTAAATATGCATTGTCAGTACTTTCCTCAGTGTTGTATAATATTGTTCTTAGTATGACtacataaaacattttggtCTTTATTGTAATGAAATATGAGCCGTCCAGTAAACAAAGTGATTATCTCcataaaacaaaatgttgataaatatgatgaatatattttttttaaaattcctcttataatataaatttaaatatataaagtagAATACATAAATACAGGGTTTGTCCGGAAAGTAATAGGACTGAGTCGATTTAAAAAATCGTATTGATCAAATGCGTCGATGCAGCGCTGCCAGCGCGATTTCCAAACATTGAAAAGCCTTTTCAGgcgaggaaacaaaaaaaagtccgGGGGGCCACATCTGGGCTGTAGGGCGGCTGCGGAAGCGTTGAAATGCCGGCCTTAGTCAGGTAGCTGTTCACAAGAAAGGCGGTGTAAGCCGGGGCGTTGTCGTGGTGCAACTTCCAGTCTGCTGCGATGTCTTTTCGGACCCGATTGACCCTTCGTTTGAGTCTCTTGAGCACTTCCACGTAAAACTTGGCGTTGACGGTTTGTCCAGGAGGAACAAATTCATGGTGGACGATGCCTTTGATGTCAAAAAAGACAATGAGCATCGTTTTCACTTTGGATTTGCTCATTCTTCCCTTTTTTGGGCGAGGAGACCCCGGTTTGTGCCACTCGGAAGATTGCCTCTTTGTCTCGGGATCATACTCAAAGATCCATGACTCGTCACCTGTGATTACGTTATTCAAAAATTGGGGTCACTTTCACACATGttcgaattttcttttcttgGCACACTTCCACTCGCCGCAATTTCTGGTCGTCAGTGAGCACTTTTGGGACCATCTTCGCGCACACCTTGCGCATGTTCAAATGCTCCGT belongs to Diorhabda carinulata isolate Delta chromosome X, icDioCari1.1, whole genome shotgun sequence and includes:
- the LOC130901094 gene encoding sorting nexin lst-4-like gives rise to the protein MSSFKVKVLYDFQGEANTAEMSIVAGETLTVTRTDVGEGWWEGFNSKGQSGLFPEAYVEKNISSHPPNIPAPVLPPQNDWGDSNQKDDWDDDDDWDDDTVYSEVGNNHGQHQIYSNEPNQNQISHHFDNMSLGGISTTGDNKGTVTKKSLNIFSSYVKSGLEGYILGNSANLPVANKKFVIFRDSDDILGRWEVISNPYTVQIASPKKASKMGGLKSFIAYQLTPSFSNVEVSRRYKHFDWLHDRLTAKFNVIAIPPLPDKQVSGRYEEQFIEHRRAQLQEFINYMCRHPVLSTCEVWLHFLTCTDEKQWKQGKRNAERDQLVGANFCMSIEAPEKDILASLSEPKIEENLNYMIRLDQCIKNLMNTAQDQHKKCINMYKREFMRIGECFFALGSAFEYNQQGMYSKASVDVKNIGTTYMAIGKLYGEQAKIDWQPLFDKLYIYKGITNDLPNILNLQKLSEQKKKECERNSQGPQSAIADIRRRADVLTYTVFAELNHFQQERDTDLRLTMRTFLQEQLNFYKNIVMKLEETLDKFD